One Paenibacillus sp. FSL H7-0737 DNA segment encodes these proteins:
- a CDS encoding beta-galactosidase: MIQKSFIPFGFQYYRSPTPFRDQWEKDLSNIAGQGFNCVKYWVQWRASVSKEGIYQFDDIQELMDIAQQNGLKVILNVIFDVAPAWFYKKHPDSKMITADGSVLEPRAINCRQIGGAPGPCYHHAAAATEKAKFLAETVKTFKDHPALWVWDLWNEPELTTGIKRKLSFDNQVCYCEHSVLAFQEWLKNKYITLVALNESWQRTYGSWEEVEAPRGQGVFNDLVDWRLFMSCTLTDELRSRVDTVKSLDLLHPVMAHTVPAPIFNMITAGSDDFKLAEPCDLTGNSLGSSAWSADLLISAAKGKPIINSEIHALPGNTAMKPRQPELREMKQHILTPLARGITGYLFWQYRPEVLGQEAPAWGSVYLDGSPTPWYKDMAQLNKHVQYNKHELLEAKRRGDGIAILFSPQNQIANFAAHDHLDTYNDSLQGVHKLLHDLNYKVEFLHESDVTEKTLEQYRCLWMPYPLYLNRKLCDLLREWVEKGGILISECSFGALQAENGCHSYTVPGYGFDEVFGVRETWIHSAENLDHSYHQVAFESRTAIPLLNVMKHSKEGEAAADDKAHGSYYKSDIELQSHVKVLAEFAEDNMPVLTAAAYGNGRAVWFGTLLAAAYWQDGHTGTLQLVRDLLQQELKLQPNVQASGGVRADLSEWEVEEDRGAFLYVHNEGKTLAEAKVTLPANYTSAEPWFDDGNAKIQPINPFEPSTTQLSIRVEAGDVQVFRLS; encoded by the coding sequence TTGATACAAAAATCATTTATTCCATTCGGGTTTCAATATTACCGTTCCCCAACCCCATTCCGGGATCAATGGGAGAAAGACCTAAGCAATATTGCCGGGCAGGGCTTCAATTGTGTGAAGTATTGGGTGCAGTGGCGCGCCAGCGTGTCCAAAGAAGGGATCTACCAGTTCGATGATATTCAGGAGCTGATGGATATTGCTCAACAGAATGGCTTAAAGGTCATTTTGAACGTGATTTTCGATGTGGCGCCAGCCTGGTTTTATAAAAAACATCCTGATTCCAAAATGATCACAGCAGACGGTTCCGTTCTGGAACCAAGGGCAATTAACTGCCGCCAGATTGGCGGAGCTCCTGGACCTTGTTATCACCATGCAGCTGCAGCCACGGAGAAGGCGAAATTTCTGGCGGAAACAGTGAAGACTTTCAAAGATCATCCTGCACTCTGGGTGTGGGATTTATGGAATGAGCCTGAGCTGACGACAGGGATTAAGCGCAAGCTGTCATTTGACAACCAGGTATGTTATTGCGAGCACTCAGTGCTGGCATTCCAAGAATGGCTGAAAAATAAATATATTACTCTGGTAGCTCTGAACGAATCATGGCAGCGGACTTACGGAAGCTGGGAGGAAGTAGAGGCACCGCGTGGGCAAGGCGTATTCAATGATTTGGTGGACTGGCGGCTGTTCATGTCCTGTACTTTAACAGATGAGCTGCGGAGCCGGGTAGATACTGTGAAGTCACTGGATCTGCTTCATCCTGTTATGGCACATACTGTGCCAGCTCCTATTTTTAATATGATTACAGCAGGATCAGACGACTTTAAGCTGGCTGAGCCCTGTGACCTGACAGGAAATAGCCTAGGGTCCTCAGCTTGGTCGGCTGATCTACTGATCTCTGCCGCCAAAGGCAAACCGATCATCAACTCAGAGATTCATGCGCTGCCTGGCAATACGGCGATGAAACCGCGCCAGCCGGAGCTGCGAGAAATGAAGCAACATATTCTGACCCCGCTCGCCCGTGGTATCACGGGATATCTGTTCTGGCAGTATAGACCGGAGGTATTAGGACAGGAGGCTCCGGCTTGGGGTAGTGTGTATTTGGACGGCAGTCCAACCCCATGGTACAAGGATATGGCCCAACTAAATAAGCATGTGCAATACAATAAGCATGAGCTTTTAGAGGCAAAACGGCGTGGGGACGGGATTGCTATTCTATTCAGCCCACAGAACCAAATCGCAAACTTTGCTGCCCATGATCATTTGGACACCTATAACGATTCCCTGCAAGGCGTCCATAAACTGCTACATGATCTTAATTATAAAGTGGAATTTCTGCATGAGTCGGATGTTACGGAAAAGACATTGGAGCAATACCGCTGCCTGTGGATGCCTTATCCACTGTATCTGAACCGTAAACTGTGTGACCTCCTGCGTGAGTGGGTGGAAAAGGGAGGCATATTGATTTCGGAATGCTCCTTCGGAGCGCTTCAGGCAGAGAATGGCTGTCACAGCTATACAGTTCCTGGTTACGGATTTGATGAAGTCTTTGGGGTTCGGGAGACTTGGATTCATTCTGCCGAGAACCTGGATCATAGCTATCATCAGGTAGCATTCGAATCACGGACGGCGATCCCACTCCTTAATGTAATGAAACACAGCAAGGAAGGGGAAGCAGCCGCAGATGATAAGGCACACGGCTCCTATTACAAATCAGATATTGAGCTGCAAAGTCATGTGAAGGTCCTAGCCGAATTTGCCGAGGACAACATGCCTGTGTTGACGGCCGCCGCTTATGGCAATGGGCGTGCTGTGTGGTTCGGTACCTTACTTGCGGCTGCCTACTGGCAGGATGGACATACCGGAACGCTCCAGTTGGTGCGCGATCTTTTACAGCAGGAATTGAAGCTACAGCCGAATGTGCAAGCAAGCGGAGGTGTCCGCGCTGATCTTTCCGAGTGGGAAGTTGAAGAAGACAGAGGTGCGTTCCTCTATGTGCATAATGAAGGGAAGACGTTGGCAGAAGCCAAAGTTACGCTGCCTGCCAATTATACTTCAGCAGAGCCATGGTTTGACGATGGGAATGCCAAAATTCAGCCAATAAATCCGTTTGAACCTTCAACAACTCAACTGTCTATACGGGTAGAAGCTGGAGATGTTCAAGTATTTCGATTATCTTAG
- a CDS encoding alpha-L-rhamnosidase-related protein, which translates to MAAKEWGGWSARWIWPLDEEGTESWEQQHERVYFRKMFELPAGAERAYSLNLAITADSRYRLFVNGQRLWAGPCKGHGHVHYYEEFNLDDVLQPGINVIAVMVVHYAGTSPFELGEDGPLSIWRSQKGGLLVESEVMNNGQLVQELNTDTSWKSIRDHSYRLQPFPIMRWMGGLEEVEGDVALLDWTLPEYDDSAWLAARIVQPVRDDYGQLAPWQLDKRPIPLLYEREQLFLKLMRSSSGEGDALFEKGHCLELRNEASEVALPLAGIHVEAGQQLWLELDAGELITAYPQLKLLGGEGSRITLLYAECYEEETGDDEIRRKAVRDDMQEHVLRGGYDSYYPAGYGTSVQMECYEPFWFRTFRYVRLEVNTGAEPLTISGFSYRETGYPLLPEGSFHCNDERYNQLWELSVRTLQRCMHETYEDTPYYEQLQYTMDTKLMMEFTYLLSGDDQLARRAMEDYRASQLPNGMLQSRYPSVLPQVIPSFSLYWIGMIHDHYRSFGDLAIINRYRLPLLSVLDWFDQRLTPQGLVDRTPRQYWNYFDWVEEWPLGAPDCTDDAPATVLSLMYAAALEQAAELLAASGWTQIAIELRQRKAAVNAAVLDCCRQSNSLMFRDSPAATAETQLSQHTQVWAILAGTVDAVEGAALLETTMADTSLAKLSLPMSYYLFRALEHCGLYDRSFGLWARWMKQLDLNLTTLPEMDSVGTRSDCHAWSALPITEFTRGILGVRQGIGGITIKPHCGELQQASGIVSTSLGPIHVKWEIHSEGGHKSFHFEANWPAGSAITIILPNHEVLLTDAGSFYKEIDFSHFS; encoded by the coding sequence ATGGCAGCAAAAGAATGGGGAGGCTGGAGCGCGCGATGGATCTGGCCTTTGGATGAGGAAGGGACAGAAAGTTGGGAGCAGCAACACGAGCGAGTGTATTTTCGCAAAATGTTTGAGCTGCCAGCTGGAGCCGAGAGGGCCTACAGTCTGAATTTGGCCATTACTGCTGACAGTCGCTACAGACTCTTTGTTAACGGGCAGCGTTTATGGGCCGGTCCTTGCAAGGGTCATGGTCATGTACACTATTATGAGGAGTTCAATTTGGACGACGTTTTGCAACCAGGTATAAATGTGATTGCTGTTATGGTAGTTCATTATGCAGGGACATCTCCCTTTGAGCTGGGGGAAGACGGACCTCTATCCATCTGGCGTTCGCAAAAAGGCGGCTTGCTTGTAGAATCGGAAGTTATGAACAATGGGCAGCTTGTGCAGGAACTGAATACAGATACCTCATGGAAAAGCATTAGGGACCACAGCTACCGACTTCAGCCGTTTCCGATTATGCGCTGGATGGGCGGATTGGAAGAGGTGGAGGGGGACGTAGCGCTGCTGGATTGGACGCTGCCGGAATATGACGACAGCGCCTGGTTAGCCGCAAGGATTGTACAGCCGGTGCGGGATGATTATGGCCAATTGGCCCCATGGCAACTGGACAAACGTCCGATTCCGCTGCTGTATGAGCGGGAGCAGCTCTTCCTGAAGCTGATGCGGAGCAGCAGTGGTGAAGGAGATGCCCTATTTGAAAAAGGGCATTGTCTGGAGCTGCGGAATGAAGCTAGTGAGGTTGCCCTGCCATTAGCAGGAATACACGTGGAAGCGGGACAGCAACTCTGGCTGGAGTTGGATGCAGGTGAGCTAATCACAGCTTATCCGCAGCTTAAGCTTCTTGGGGGGGAAGGTAGCCGGATCACCCTCCTGTACGCCGAGTGCTACGAAGAAGAGACTGGGGATGACGAGATCCGCCGCAAAGCTGTCCGCGATGATATGCAGGAGCATGTGTTAAGAGGCGGTTATGACAGCTACTATCCAGCCGGTTATGGCACCTCGGTGCAGATGGAATGCTATGAGCCATTCTGGTTTCGTACTTTCCGGTATGTCCGGCTGGAGGTGAATACTGGAGCTGAGCCTTTGACGATATCCGGCTTCAGTTATCGGGAGACCGGATATCCTTTGCTGCCGGAAGGAAGCTTTCATTGCAACGATGAACGATATAACCAGCTCTGGGAGCTGAGTGTCCGAACACTACAACGCTGCATGCATGAGACCTACGAGGATACGCCGTATTATGAACAGTTGCAATATACCATGGATACCAAACTGATGATGGAATTTACGTACCTGTTATCAGGAGACGACCAATTGGCACGGAGGGCAATGGAAGATTATAGGGCTTCGCAGCTGCCAAACGGCATGTTGCAAAGCCGCTACCCCTCCGTGCTGCCACAGGTCATCCCCTCCTTTTCTTTATATTGGATCGGGATGATTCATGACCACTACAGATCCTTCGGAGATCTGGCTATCATAAATCGGTACCGACTGCCACTGTTATCCGTATTGGACTGGTTCGATCAGCGACTGACACCGCAAGGTCTGGTGGACAGAACGCCTCGCCAATATTGGAATTATTTTGACTGGGTGGAAGAATGGCCACTCGGTGCACCAGATTGTACGGATGATGCACCTGCAACCGTGCTTAGCTTGATGTATGCGGCCGCGTTGGAGCAAGCGGCTGAATTGCTTGCCGCCAGCGGGTGGACGCAGATTGCAATTGAATTGCGTCAGCGCAAAGCCGCGGTCAACGCTGCGGTACTGGATTGCTGTCGCCAATCGAACAGCTTGATGTTCCGCGACAGTCCGGCGGCAACAGCGGAAACACAGCTGAGCCAGCATACGCAGGTCTGGGCGATTTTAGCAGGCACTGTGGACGCTGTAGAGGGGGCAGCACTACTAGAGACTACAATGGCTGACACATCACTGGCTAAGCTTTCACTGCCGATGAGCTATTATCTTTTTCGCGCGTTGGAACATTGCGGATTGTATGACCGCTCCTTCGGACTATGGGCACGCTGGATGAAGCAGCTGGATTTGAACCTCACTACACTCCCAGAAATGGACTCTGTTGGAACCAGAAGTGACTGTCACGCCTGGAGCGCGCTGCCGATCACTGAGTTCACAAGAGGGATATTGGGTGTCCGGCAAGGGATAGGGGGAATAACCATAAAGCCACATTGCGGCGAACTGCAACAGGCCAGTGGAATCGTAAGCACAAGTCTGGGTCCAATACATGTGAAATGGGAAATCCATTCAGAAGGGGGACATAAAAGCTTCCATTTTGAAGCTAACTGGCCAGCCGGTTCGGCGATTACAATTATCTTGCCTAATCATGAAGTGCTGCTGACAGATGCAGGTTCTTTTTATAAGGAGATCGACTTTAGTCACTTTAGCTGA
- a CDS encoding cache domain-containing protein has product MFRSFGRNIRLVLVLFITVYIAASSFILYRTMEHRSLDMLRLLSVQYTGQQHKNTLLFMNWLEETSKLISNNQVVQNALKKPAYDGAISPILEGIRSSSSDILGIYIWGEAGGTYSSSNVSGLLPFTEIKKVPGMEQFLDNREQALRWTVLNREHLMNAPSDLRDRLLLEVKIQNTEGQILGLLSLEVEIDKLYSFYLSGKNTIYGENEVYLLTSNGKLLNAADVPMKRLQEIRTALTTPEKDNPAMPEEQDSSSSGAMDLLERETADGLILLYPLPESDERIVTYISADGMNAELRTFKYLMIVLNIVVFIVFWLLISMLSGSIVNPLKQLYLKINSTMKD; this is encoded by the coding sequence ATGTTCAGATCATTCGGCCGCAACATCCGCCTTGTCCTGGTGTTGTTTATTACCGTTTACATTGCCGCTTCGAGTTTCATTTTGTACCGTACTATGGAGCATAGAAGTTTGGATATGTTGCGGCTGTTGTCCGTTCAATACACTGGTCAGCAGCATAAGAACACTCTTTTGTTCATGAACTGGCTAGAGGAGACCTCCAAGCTTATCTCCAACAATCAGGTGGTACAAAATGCGTTGAAAAAACCAGCATATGATGGAGCGATTTCTCCGATACTTGAGGGCATTCGCTCCTCTAGCAGTGACATTCTCGGCATTTATATTTGGGGTGAAGCAGGGGGGACGTACTCCTCGAGCAATGTATCCGGGCTTCTCCCCTTTACAGAGATCAAGAAAGTTCCAGGGATGGAACAATTTCTGGATAATCGGGAACAGGCTTTGCGCTGGACGGTGCTGAACCGGGAACATCTGATGAACGCGCCTTCTGATCTGCGCGATCGTCTGCTGCTTGAGGTGAAAATTCAGAACACGGAGGGGCAAATTTTAGGTCTGCTCTCGCTCGAAGTTGAGATTGACAAGCTGTACAGCTTCTACCTGTCAGGCAAGAATACGATCTACGGCGAGAATGAAGTTTATCTGCTGACAAGTAACGGAAAGCTGCTGAATGCGGCGGATGTGCCCATGAAGCGGCTGCAAGAAATTAGAACTGCGCTGACCACACCGGAGAAGGATAATCCAGCTATGCCGGAAGAACAAGATAGTTCAAGTAGCGGTGCTATGGATTTGTTGGAGCGTGAAACGGCCGACGGCTTGATTTTGCTCTATCCGCTGCCCGAATCGGACGAGCGGATTGTCACCTATATCTCTGCAGACGGGATGAATGCAGAGCTGCGGACATTTAAGTATTTAATGATCGTTTTAAACATCGTCGTTTTCATAGTGTTCTGGTTGCTGATCTCAATGCTTAGTGGCAGTATTGTTAATCCGCTGAAACAGTTGTACTTGAAAATTAACTCCACGATGAAAGACTAA
- a CDS encoding ABC transporter substrate-binding protein: MRIEHTKKITATLALTLLLTAGLAGCGGSKEENAGGNTEEASNKQVTIKVSNWPKPNEEAKIAQYEQLMAKMKANYPDIIVDKDEWGYDVSSFLPKAASGQLPTVYETFFTETSKIIKANYAADITDTMKKYGYDKAINPDLLKMVTKDGKYYGIPKDGYVMGMLYNMNLFKEAGLLDDKGIPKFPKTYEELAQTAQIIKQKTGKAGIFLPTKSGQGGWMFMNIAWAYGAEFEKQVDGKWQAVFNSPEAAAALQYVKDLKWKYDVLPDNNLVDVTNDMFRMFGTDQVAMSFGMNDWPPVIQQQTKMSKDNVAMSALPVGPIGKPVTLLGGGLYMFSPNVTPEQIDAGFKWLKTYGFTPESSEEALTGWDIEKKTLSDQGLIVGPYGLRIWTDEKRIGEEQKILDKYNNVNLDLFRDYMDNGSKGMRAEEPVNAQELYQKLDIVLQTVLTDKNADPLEILTKAAEEFQRDYLDKVK; encoded by the coding sequence TTGAGAATCGAACACACCAAAAAAATTACAGCTACACTGGCGCTAACGCTGCTACTTACGGCCGGTCTGGCTGGCTGCGGAGGCTCCAAAGAAGAGAACGCCGGAGGGAATACGGAGGAAGCGAGCAACAAACAGGTGACGATCAAGGTCAGCAACTGGCCGAAGCCGAATGAGGAAGCCAAAATTGCCCAGTATGAGCAGCTCATGGCGAAGATGAAAGCTAATTATCCAGATATCATTGTGGACAAGGATGAATGGGGTTATGATGTCAGCTCTTTCTTGCCTAAAGCGGCTAGCGGTCAGCTTCCTACGGTGTACGAAACCTTTTTTACAGAAACTAGCAAAATCATTAAGGCAAATTACGCGGCAGATATCACGGATACGATGAAAAAATATGGCTATGACAAAGCGATCAATCCAGATCTGCTGAAGATGGTGACCAAGGACGGCAAATATTACGGGATTCCGAAGGACGGCTACGTGATGGGGATGCTGTACAATATGAATCTCTTCAAGGAAGCTGGACTGCTGGACGATAAGGGCATACCAAAGTTCCCTAAAACATATGAAGAGCTGGCACAAACTGCGCAGATCATCAAGCAAAAGACCGGTAAGGCGGGAATATTCCTGCCAACCAAAAGCGGCCAGGGTGGCTGGATGTTCATGAACATTGCTTGGGCTTACGGCGCGGAATTCGAGAAACAGGTAGATGGAAAATGGCAAGCGGTGTTCAATTCTCCAGAGGCAGCGGCGGCCCTGCAATATGTGAAGGACTTGAAATGGAAATATGATGTCCTGCCGGACAATAATCTGGTGGATGTTACGAATGACATGTTCCGCATGTTCGGAACCGATCAAGTCGCTATGAGCTTCGGCATGAATGACTGGCCTCCAGTCATCCAGCAGCAGACCAAAATGTCTAAAGATAATGTAGCAATGTCCGCCCTTCCAGTTGGACCGATCGGGAAACCTGTAACTCTGCTCGGCGGTGGTCTATATATGTTCTCGCCTAATGTAACCCCTGAGCAGATTGATGCTGGATTCAAATGGCTAAAAACCTACGGCTTCACACCGGAGTCCTCAGAAGAGGCATTAACTGGTTGGGATATCGAGAAAAAGACACTGAGTGATCAGGGGCTGATCGTAGGCCCTTACGGCCTGCGGATTTGGACAGATGAGAAACGGATTGGTGAAGAACAGAAGATTCTCGACAAATACAACAATGTAAACTTGGATTTGTTCCGTGATTATATGGACAACGGCAGCAAAGGCATGCGGGCAGAAGAGCCGGTCAACGCTCAGGAATTGTACCAGAAGCTGGATATTGTACTGCAAACCGTCCTAACAGACAAAAACGCAGATCCACTGGAGATTTTGACTAAGGCTGCTGAAGAATTCCAACGTGATTATCTCGACAAGGTGAAATAA
- a CDS encoding response regulator: MLKALIVDDEYLVRMGITQTIDWAEYNVEIIGEASNGEEGLELALQHRPDVIITDIRMPYMNGLELIEKIREQDMLVGIVVLSGYDEFQYAQAALRYGASTYLLKPINIEELADTVRSVGDEILGKKQLSKRYSQLNEEIAAISKQFWQDLLHGQLHSEEFITSKIKLLELQLEPGKAMLPLSIAFPADNGLQETDVGKALEDEAAVILEAYSFEQLCLFRDSHLEWVMILRTDEPELAGDSARRLGKQLSEWSQQHFGQALSVGIGKPTEEWNGIVDSYKQAVLASQRALSGIERVLYAEEEAGARCRREIRDALAFIREHYAGNITVEMVAAAVFVSPTHLMHLFRKDLNKTFYECLTEYRIEEAKRMLRNPMYRVYEVGNQVGFTDSKYFSQIFKKMTGIPPSEYAKTYG, from the coding sequence ATGTTGAAAGCGCTTATAGTAGATGATGAATATCTCGTCCGTATGGGCATCACCCAAACCATAGACTGGGCAGAATACAACGTCGAGATCATAGGAGAAGCCAGCAATGGTGAAGAGGGTTTGGAGCTTGCACTACAGCACCGCCCGGATGTGATTATTACCGATATCCGTATGCCGTATATGAACGGTCTTGAACTTATCGAGAAAATACGGGAGCAGGACATGCTCGTAGGCATTGTCGTACTTAGCGGTTATGACGAATTTCAATATGCGCAGGCTGCATTACGTTATGGTGCCTCCACCTATTTGCTGAAGCCCATTAATATAGAAGAACTCGCAGATACAGTACGAAGCGTTGGTGATGAAATCCTGGGGAAAAAGCAACTCTCCAAGCGATATTCACAGCTTAATGAGGAAATTGCCGCGATATCCAAACAATTCTGGCAGGATTTACTGCATGGCCAGCTGCATAGTGAGGAATTCATTACCAGCAAAATTAAGCTGCTGGAGCTGCAATTGGAACCAGGAAAAGCTATGCTGCCGCTGTCCATAGCCTTCCCTGCTGATAATGGTCTTCAAGAAACTGATGTAGGCAAAGCGTTGGAGGATGAAGCAGCGGTTATTCTGGAAGCGTATTCTTTTGAACAGCTCTGTCTATTCCGCGATAGTCATCTGGAGTGGGTTATGATTCTCCGAACCGATGAACCTGAGCTTGCTGGTGATTCTGCCCGCAGATTAGGTAAGCAGCTATCGGAATGGAGCCAGCAGCACTTCGGCCAGGCTCTTAGCGTTGGCATCGGCAAACCAACTGAAGAATGGAACGGAATCGTAGATTCATACAAACAGGCTGTGCTTGCTTCGCAGCGTGCATTGTCTGGTATTGAACGCGTGTTGTACGCTGAGGAAGAGGCCGGAGCTCGATGCCGGCGTGAAATCAGAGACGCCCTCGCTTTTATCCGGGAGCATTATGCTGGGAACATTACCGTGGAGATGGTTGCTGCTGCGGTGTTCGTCAGTCCAACCCATTTAATGCATCTATTCCGCAAAGATTTGAACAAGACGTTCTATGAATGTCTGACGGAATATCGGATTGAAGAAGCCAAACGTATGCTACGCAATCCGATGTACCGGGTCTATGAGGTAGGCAATCAGGTTGGTTTCACCGACTCCAAATACTTTAGCCAGATTTTCAAAAAGATGACGGGCATCCCACCGAGCGAATATGCAAAAACCTATGGTTAA
- a CDS encoding cache domain-containing sensor histidine kinase, which yields MRRFKIKSRIVVVLLVGLSLHLVLMLVIFNFYSYTYLQKDLYRHVVQTQRQIGLSVELMVDDIQMLFLRFLVNSDIYQIINNDSLPAADKELRIGAIIDGMLAQNDLVGNVIINTNDNMLYSYQSKEQMLEVPEALFIKRIQESSMPVVGEIKRDGDGNAYIPFGQQFRNFNTGQNIGVVIIYVREAALADLYSSSFTGIGYSFLTSSDRIISHPDKRLLGNFLEENAPLRPGQKEGYRTWSDNGNSYIIATYPLNPRLETLGVSWEFTSVISSHKLLEGIAKGNRNALLFASVTFIVLLILSFYLAAKITRPLLNLKKKLSLFGKKDLAAVYEQRAQVDEIFQLENSYYQMVERISQLMLEKDEEKEKQRKAELTALQSQINPHFLYNTLDAIAWIARLKKQPDIERLISSLATFFRISLHKGDKFVTVDEEIRLVESFVTVEQMRFPNKFEIEYDIEESLRKVRILKLILQPIAENAIKHGISEKRGMGRIWIKGELLEDEIRFTVTDDGVGFANGATLSQAKEDVLFQSGYGLRNVDERIKLEYGPQYGLSISSTPGQGTTVTISLKKDLPN from the coding sequence ATGCGGAGGTTCAAGATCAAAAGTCGGATTGTTGTTGTCCTGTTAGTGGGATTGTCTCTGCATCTGGTGCTGATGCTTGTTATTTTTAACTTCTATTCCTATACCTATCTGCAGAAGGATCTGTATCGCCATGTGGTCCAGACTCAACGCCAAATTGGGCTCAGTGTGGAGTTGATGGTCGATGACATTCAGATGTTGTTCCTGCGATTTCTGGTGAACAGCGACATTTACCAGATCATTAATAACGATTCCCTGCCAGCAGCAGACAAGGAATTACGGATCGGGGCTATCATCGACGGTATGCTGGCACAGAATGATCTGGTGGGCAATGTAATCATCAACACCAATGATAATATGCTTTACTCTTATCAGTCCAAGGAGCAGATGCTCGAGGTTCCCGAAGCCTTGTTCATTAAACGTATTCAGGAGAGCAGCATGCCTGTTGTCGGTGAAATCAAACGGGATGGGGACGGCAATGCCTATATCCCCTTCGGACAGCAATTCCGGAACTTCAATACGGGGCAAAATATCGGGGTCGTCATCATCTATGTCAGAGAAGCCGCCTTGGCAGATCTTTATTCCTCCAGTTTCACTGGCATTGGCTACTCCTTCCTGACCTCCAGCGACCGGATTATATCTCACCCCGACAAGCGGCTCTTGGGCAATTTTTTGGAGGAGAATGCCCCTCTTCGCCCGGGTCAGAAAGAAGGCTACCGCACCTGGTCAGATAACGGGAATTCCTATATCATTGCTACTTATCCTTTGAATCCTAGGTTGGAGACGCTTGGCGTTAGCTGGGAGTTCACCAGTGTGATTTCTAGCCACAAGTTACTGGAGGGAATTGCCAAGGGTAACCGAAATGCCCTTCTTTTCGCCAGTGTTACCTTCATTGTGCTACTGATTCTTTCCTTTTATCTGGCGGCCAAAATCACCCGACCACTACTGAACTTGAAGAAGAAGCTGAGTCTGTTTGGCAAAAAAGACCTAGCAGCTGTCTATGAGCAGCGGGCACAGGTCGATGAGATTTTCCAGCTAGAGAACAGCTACTATCAGATGGTAGAACGGATCAGCCAATTAATGCTTGAAAAAGATGAGGAAAAAGAGAAGCAGCGCAAGGCGGAGCTGACTGCGCTACAGTCGCAGATCAATCCTCATTTCCTCTACAACACGTTAGATGCGATTGCCTGGATTGCCCGGCTGAAGAAGCAGCCCGACATTGAGCGGCTGATTTCTTCTCTGGCGACCTTTTTTCGGATTAGCCTGCATAAAGGCGATAAATTCGTTACTGTCGACGAAGAAATCCGTTTGGTGGAGAGTTTTGTGACGGTCGAGCAAATGCGTTTCCCGAATAAATTCGAGATTGAATACGATATTGAGGAATCGCTGCGCAAAGTCCGCATTCTAAAGCTGATTCTTCAGCCTATCGCAGAGAATGCGATCAAGCACGGCATTAGCGAAAAACGTGGCATGGGCAGAATCTGGATTAAAGGCGAGCTGCTGGAGGATGAGATTCGCTTTACAGTGACGGATGACGGAGTCGGCTTTGCCAACGGTGCGACACTTAGCCAAGCTAAGGAAGATGTGCTGTTCCAGAGCGGATATGGGTTGCGAAATGTGGACGAACGGATCAAGCTGGAATACGGTCCTCAATATGGGCTAAGCATCTCCAGCACTCCGGGGCAAGGCACCACGGTTACGATTAGCTTGAAGAAAGATCTGCCCAATTAA